A stretch of the Thalassotalea euphylliae genome encodes the following:
- a CDS encoding pseudaminic acid biosynthesis protein PseG has translation MINFAIRVASQQGIGHLMRMKWLAHSLTQRDCQVIFILDECEQESWQHIKDVAEQIYFIDTQQSDYSQHSDAFFSNEILAKHQCQQLIIDSYQLGIEYEQAIDKQVNITVFDDLAREHFCHQLFDMKWCGQRTDERYQGKLADECQRYLGPTFALLAPDYRSHNLISKSRGVSSEQTFDQTFKQNASKSHCLLISLGGGGDLSLVEPFICHLLKRQSALKINLVVGPQVINLQSVERIAAEHTNLTLINQPKSLLPYYEEADLFVGALGTSLYELAACQLPAITFSIAKNQENDILALEDLGHYFHLDSYNAAQGEKLAALTQLVLEQLPRVKTLRKSAKLTLDGCGAERLADILLAPKSAQQELARDHAKQLQAQVENTNEQAATDCGKEYLTEKIAIRQVEDQDINRYLNARNLPVNAQRMTINEEIPRLSHYHWWFTTERVSYLLSENGQDRLYIWDSKQQINGQEYLYGGWFTVAGEVPFNLAMLALKWQLSRSRAESTATWLAVIHKQNKFVNLLNQYMGFEETTCERAIAATKVLFPCATTTQFNYVSLACKDIRL, from the coding sequence ATGATAAACTTTGCAATCAGAGTGGCTAGCCAGCAAGGCATCGGCCACCTAATGCGAATGAAGTGGTTAGCCCATTCACTTACTCAGCGCGACTGTCAGGTTATTTTTATTCTAGATGAGTGTGAACAAGAAAGTTGGCAGCACATTAAAGATGTTGCTGAGCAGATATATTTTATCGACACACAACAAAGTGACTATAGCCAACATTCGGATGCTTTTTTTAGTAATGAAATACTAGCAAAGCATCAATGTCAGCAGCTGATCATTGACAGCTATCAGTTGGGTATTGAATACGAGCAGGCAATCGACAAGCAAGTCAATATTACTGTTTTTGATGACTTAGCTCGAGAGCATTTTTGCCATCAGCTATTTGATATGAAGTGGTGTGGTCAGCGCACCGATGAACGTTATCAAGGCAAGTTAGCTGATGAATGCCAACGATATTTAGGGCCTACATTTGCTTTATTAGCGCCAGATTATCGCTCACATAACCTCATCTCTAAAAGTCGCGGTGTTAGCAGTGAGCAAACTTTCGACCAGACATTCAAGCAAAATGCTAGCAAAAGTCATTGCCTGTTGATTTCACTGGGTGGTGGTGGCGATTTATCGCTGGTAGAGCCATTTATTTGTCATTTGTTAAAGCGACAATCTGCGTTAAAAATTAATTTGGTTGTTGGCCCTCAAGTCATTAATCTGCAGTCTGTTGAGCGTATTGCTGCTGAACATACGAATCTAACGTTAATCAATCAACCCAAGTCGCTACTTCCCTATTACGAAGAGGCTGATCTGTTCGTTGGGGCGCTCGGTACGTCTTTGTATGAACTGGCTGCTTGTCAGTTACCTGCGATAACTTTTAGCATCGCTAAAAATCAAGAAAATGATATTTTGGCGCTTGAAGATCTCGGCCACTATTTTCATTTAGATAGCTATAACGCTGCGCAAGGTGAAAAGCTGGCCGCTCTTACTCAGTTGGTGTTAGAGCAATTACCCAGAGTGAAAACACTTCGAAAATCGGCAAAATTGACCTTAGATGGCTGCGGAGCTGAAAGATTAGCTGATATCTTGCTAGCGCCAAAGTCCGCACAACAAGAGTTGGCGCGCGATCATGCCAAGCAATTGCAAGCTCAAGTAGAAAATACTAATGAACAAGCAGCTACAGATTGTGGTAAGGAGTATTTGACTGAAAAAATTGCGATCAGGCAGGTTGAAGATCAAGATATTAATCGATACTTGAATGCCCGAAACCTACCTGTTAATGCCCAGCGTATGACAATTAATGAGGAAATACCGCGACTGTCTCATTATCATTGGTGGTTTACCACTGAGCGCGTTTCCTATTTATTGTCTGAAAACGGCCAAGACAGGCTGTATATTTGGGATAGTAAACAACAAATTAATGGGCAGGAATACTTATACGGTGGCTGGTTTACCGTGGCTGGAGAAGTGCCGTTTAATTTGGCAATGCTGGCATTAAAGTGGCAGTTATCTCGCAGCAGGGCTGAGAGCACGGCAACTTGGTTGGCCGTTATTCATAAACAGAACAAGTTTGTGAACCTACTTAATCAGTATATGGGATTTGAAGAGACCACCTGCGAGCGAGCGATAGCGGCAACAAAAGTACTATTTCCTTGCGCAACAACAACACAATTTAACTATGTTAGCCTTGCCTGTAAGGATATTCGTCTTTGA
- a CDS encoding class I adenylate-forming enzyme family protein: MNTIYQLVNQHRLNTPQKTAITYQDQTRSYQSLLEDVDAFANGLLSIGVRRGSKLALFCGNNNEFVITLLAVAKLGAAIAPLPLTLKGKALATALTTIDCDYVIAWQHISKLLLSQSLISSKHLVTIGSKAANEHSFTELMESDIKPLLGNDEVSADDDFIYTLTSGSTGAPKPIVFSQQTKINRAFRATVDYYQLSAEDVVLVATPMYHSLAQRSVLMPLMLGASAVLLPKFSVPAWLLAVEQQQVSFLFAVASQLTALLPELDKAKLSSLRVIVSSSATLSAEDKRLLLDKLDCQFHECYGASELGVVTDFDVTGENQPLTSVGKALPFVELKVIDEQRKELPAGQVGEIVCRSSTCFKGYYNLPQQTAESLDEQGYFYTGDLGYLDEAGYLYYMGRKKEVISSGGINVYPSDIESVIKTHPLVSECVAFGVPDKKFGEMIKVVFETLDETMCIDEMELRKLCFEQLTDYQQPKYILQVERLERNKLGKLLRNNIKLAYQTPGIEL; encoded by the coding sequence TTGAATACTATTTATCAGTTAGTTAATCAACATCGACTAAACACCCCGCAGAAAACCGCAATCACGTACCAAGACCAAACCAGAAGTTATCAATCCTTGCTAGAGGACGTCGATGCTTTTGCTAATGGTTTGCTTTCAATTGGGGTAAGGAGAGGTAGCAAGCTTGCATTGTTTTGTGGCAACAATAATGAGTTTGTCATTACACTGTTAGCAGTTGCTAAATTGGGGGCCGCGATAGCGCCACTGCCACTGACATTGAAGGGGAAAGCTTTAGCGACAGCACTAACAACAATTGACTGCGACTACGTTATTGCTTGGCAACATATTAGCAAGCTATTGCTTTCTCAGTCGCTAATCTCAAGCAAGCATTTAGTGACGATTGGCAGTAAAGCGGCAAACGAGCATAGCTTTACTGAACTAATGGAAAGCGACATAAAGCCTCTTTTGGGTAATGATGAGGTATCTGCTGATGACGATTTTATTTATACGTTGACTTCTGGTTCGACAGGTGCACCAAAACCTATCGTATTTAGTCAACAAACGAAGATAAATCGTGCGTTTAGAGCGACGGTTGATTATTACCAGCTAAGCGCTGAGGATGTCGTTCTAGTGGCTACGCCGATGTATCACTCTTTAGCCCAGCGCTCAGTGTTAATGCCGCTTATGCTTGGCGCAAGCGCAGTGCTTCTGCCAAAATTTTCTGTGCCTGCTTGGTTATTAGCTGTAGAGCAACAACAAGTATCCTTTCTTTTTGCTGTTGCCAGTCAGTTAACGGCTTTATTACCTGAGTTGGACAAAGCAAAGCTAAGCTCTTTGCGAGTGATTGTTTCATCGTCAGCAACGCTATCAGCCGAAGACAAACGATTGCTGCTTGATAAGTTAGATTGCCAATTTCATGAGTGTTACGGTGCGTCGGAGCTTGGTGTTGTCACTGATTTTGATGTTACAGGAGAAAATCAACCACTTACCAGTGTTGGTAAAGCGCTGCCTTTCGTTGAGCTTAAAGTGATTGATGAGCAGCGAAAAGAGTTGCCTGCGGGTCAGGTAGGGGAAATTGTGTGCCGCTCTTCAACTTGTTTCAAAGGGTATTACAATCTTCCTCAGCAAACTGCAGAAAGTTTGGACGAGCAAGGTTACTTTTATACTGGTGATTTAGGTTATCTTGATGAGGCTGGGTACTTATACTATATGGGCAGGAAAAAAGAAGTTATCTCTTCTGGCGGTATAAACGTTTATCCAAGCGACATAGAATCAGTTATCAAAACTCACCCTTTGGTTAGTGAGTGTGTAGCGTTCGGTGTTCCCGATAAAAAGTTCGGGGAGATGATTAAAGTGGTTTTTGAAACGCTAGATGAAACGATGTGCATTGACGAGATGGAACTTCGCAAGCTTTGTTTTGAGCAACTAACCGACTATCAGCAACCTAAGTATATTCTTCAGGTTGAACGCTTAGAGCGAAATAAATTAGGTAAGTTATTGAGAAATAATATTAAATTAGCGTACCAAACACCAGGAATTGAGCTTTAA